In Actinomyces weissii, a genomic segment contains:
- a CDS encoding potassium channel family protein: protein MRIIIAGAGSVGRSIASELISHGHKVDLLDRSAEAMRIASVPDAEWHLADACDVDALEAAGAADCDVVVASTGDDKANLVISLLAKTEYGVPRTVARVNNPKNEWLFDDTWGVDVAVSTPRIMTALVEEAVSVGSLVSVFTFHQSGASMHELTLPADSPVIGELVSSVVLPPHTVIAAILRDYRPINPDEDERFEKGDEILFLTAREGVDLLAEIPALFSAEDLPVAPQTTQVSAAQAPA from the coding sequence ATGCGGATCATCATCGCCGGAGCCGGCTCGGTAGGCCGCTCCATCGCCAGTGAGCTCATCAGCCACGGGCACAAGGTGGACCTGCTGGACCGCTCCGCCGAGGCCATGCGGATCGCCTCGGTGCCGGACGCTGAGTGGCACCTGGCTGACGCCTGCGACGTGGACGCCTTGGAGGCCGCCGGGGCGGCTGACTGCGACGTGGTAGTGGCCTCCACCGGTGACGACAAGGCCAACCTGGTGATCTCCCTGCTCGCCAAGACCGAGTACGGGGTGCCCCGCACCGTGGCGCGCGTCAACAACCCGAAGAACGAGTGGCTGTTTGACGACACCTGGGGGGTGGACGTGGCGGTCTCCACGCCGCGCATCATGACGGCCCTGGTGGAGGAGGCCGTCAGCGTCGGCTCCCTGGTGTCCGTGTTCACCTTCCACCAGTCCGGGGCCTCCATGCACGAGCTGACGCTGCCTGCGGACTCCCCGGTGATCGGCGAGCTGGTGTCCTCGGTGGTGCTGCCGCCGCACACGGTGATCGCCGCGATCCTGCGCGACTACCGGCCCATCAACCCGGACGAGGACGAGCGCTTTGAGAAAGGCGACGAGATCCTGTTCCTCACGGCCCGTGAGGGGGTGGACCTCCTGGCGGAGATCCCGGCCCTGTTCAGTGCCGAGGACCTGCCCGTGGCCCCGCAGACCACGCAGGTCAGTGCCGCTCAGGCTCCGGCCTGA
- a CDS encoding DUF3159 domain-containing protein: MSHEQTTGHLAPDAVPASPASSPARPAPSHGGLGAINAERFDVAAAVGGWRGALESVLPTLVFILVLALRPTALVPALLASLALSAVGLVARLAQRQSLNQVLSGAVLAAVSALWAWRSGEAANFYATGLLINAGWLGACLLSLLAGFPLVGVLMELWNQAATEGADKPLPQEPGTPEPQVQAPSAQEAEAQEPGPQTAGPSPQPPQEEPSRSWFRWRQEPQLRGQRRRYYLGTMILAAMFALRLVVEVPLYLAGEPALGALGVARLALGVPLFVVTLWLVWTVVRPEPERH; the protein is encoded by the coding sequence ATGAGTCACGAGCAGACCACAGGCCACCTGGCCCCGGACGCCGTCCCCGCCTCCCCAGCGTCCTCTCCAGCGCGCCCGGCCCCCAGCCACGGTGGCCTGGGGGCCATCAACGCTGAGCGCTTCGACGTGGCCGCCGCCGTGGGGGGCTGGCGGGGGGCCCTGGAGTCCGTGCTGCCCACCCTGGTGTTCATCCTGGTGCTGGCGCTGCGGCCCACCGCCCTGGTACCGGCGCTGCTGGCCTCCCTGGCGCTCAGCGCCGTCGGCCTGGTAGCCCGCCTGGCCCAGCGCCAGAGCCTGAACCAGGTGCTCAGCGGCGCCGTCCTGGCCGCCGTCTCCGCCCTGTGGGCCTGGCGCAGCGGCGAGGCCGCGAACTTCTACGCCACCGGGCTGCTCATCAACGCCGGCTGGCTGGGTGCCTGCCTGCTGTCCCTGCTGGCGGGCTTCCCCCTGGTCGGCGTGCTCATGGAGCTGTGGAACCAGGCCGCCACCGAGGGGGCGGACAAGCCCCTCCCGCAGGAGCCAGGCACCCCGGAGCCGCAGGTTCAGGCCCCTAGCGCCCAGGAGGCAGAGGCCCAGGAACCAGGTCCGCAGACGGCGGGCCCTTCCCCGCAGCCGCCGCAGGAGGAGCCGTCCCGGAGCTGGTTCCGGTGGCGTCAGGAGCCGCAGCTGCGCGGCCAGCGGCGCCGCTACTACCTGGGCACCATGATCCTGGCGGCCATGTTCGCGCTGCGGCTGGTGGTGGAGGTGCCCCTGTACCTGGCTGGGGAGCCGGCCCTGGGGGCCTTGGGCGTGGCCCGCCTGGCCCTGGGGGTGCCGCTGTTCGTGGTGACCCTGTGGCTCGTGTGGACGGTGGTCAGGCCGGAGCCTGAGCGGCACTGA
- a CDS encoding OB-fold nucleic acid binding domain-containing protein: MSLRELLGSVRARLHPSREDLTARDEQERARRRGTVPLAAVEPRHRARVSGVLQAVTHRPASAKPVLVARLYDGTGALDLVWLGRRDIAGVVPGAHLVAEGMVTAGQSRHLIYNPVYELVGPGA; this comes from the coding sequence ATGAGCCTGCGGGAGCTGCTGGGGTCTGTGCGCGCACGCCTGCACCCCAGCCGGGAGGACCTGACCGCCCGCGACGAGCAGGAGCGGGCCCGACGGCGGGGCACCGTGCCCCTGGCGGCGGTGGAGCCGCGTCACCGCGCCCGCGTCTCCGGGGTGCTGCAGGCCGTCACCCACCGGCCCGCCTCCGCCAAGCCGGTGCTGGTGGCCCGCCTCTACGACGGCACCGGCGCCCTGGACCTGGTGTGGCTGGGGCGGCGGGACATCGCCGGGGTCGTGCCCGGCGCCCACCTGGTGGCTGAGGGCATGGTCACCGCAGGCCAGTCCCGGCACCTGATCTACAACCCGGTCTACGAGCTGGTGGGGCCAGGAGCATGA
- a CDS encoding DUF3710 domain-containing protein — MALFSRRRGKDGPAPEPLQEEGTVSQEEREPEGASADDATGPWDSRQAPQDEVNRIDLGSLRIPVVDGMQLRLEAPQPGADIASVSLVLAGSQMSLRVFAAPRSESLWDEVRQEITTTITDNGGEVTVEEGPFGRELSTVVPVLDPSGKTVRSGLRLVGVDGPRWMLRADFLGAAATSPEAATALEEILGGIIVHRDSLPRPPREPLPLHAPGQAPGPEVEDLPGLDPLMPGPTIAEVR; from the coding sequence ATGGCACTTTTCTCCCGACGCCGAGGCAAGGACGGCCCCGCTCCTGAGCCGCTCCAGGAGGAGGGGACCGTAAGCCAGGAGGAGCGGGAGCCGGAGGGCGCGTCGGCAGACGACGCCACCGGTCCCTGGGACTCCCGCCAGGCCCCGCAGGACGAGGTCAACCGCATCGACTTGGGCTCCCTGCGGATCCCGGTGGTGGACGGTATGCAGCTGCGCCTGGAGGCGCCCCAGCCTGGTGCTGACATCGCCTCGGTCTCGCTGGTGCTGGCAGGTTCCCAGATGAGCCTGCGGGTCTTCGCGGCCCCCCGCTCAGAGTCCCTGTGGGACGAGGTGCGTCAGGAGATCACCACCACGATCACCGACAACGGCGGCGAGGTCACCGTTGAGGAAGGGCCCTTCGGCCGCGAGCTGTCCACCGTGGTGCCGGTGCTGGACCCCTCCGGCAAGACCGTGCGCTCCGGCCTGCGACTGGTGGGGGTGGACGGCCCCCGCTGGATGCTCCGGGCCGACTTCCTGGGGGCGGCCGCCACCTCCCCGGAGGCCGCTACCGCGCTGGAGGAGATCCTCGGCGGGATCATCGTGCACCGTGACTCCCTGCCCCGGCCCCCGCGCGAGCCCCTGCCGCTGCACGCCCCCGGCCAGGCACCTGGCCCGGAGGTAGAGGACCTGCCCGGCCTGGACCCGCTCATGCCCGGCCCGACCATCGCTGAGGTGCGATGA